A stretch of Astyanax mexicanus isolate ESR-SI-001 chromosome 21, AstMex3_surface, whole genome shotgun sequence DNA encodes these proteins:
- the gja5b gene encoding gap junction protein, alpha 5b: MADWSLLGNFLEEVQEHSTSVGKVWLTILFIFRILVLGTAAESSWGDEQEDFTCDTEQPGCENVCYDRAFPIAHIRYWVLQIVFVSTPSLIYMGHAMHTVRREEEKRRRNEQEDQGGGGEGGGGGGGGGGRGGVGEKYPEEERDCDKDEGRGGKVRLRGALLQTYVLSIIIRSLMEVTFIVVQYMIYGIFLNALYLCKGPPCPHPVNCYISRPTEKNVFIVFMLVVAAVSLLLSVLELYHLAWKQCRRCVKDYQAIKQERSGTPSTVAATCPEPSTPDRACTPPPSFSESLATSSPPRHPLHPHPHHPSCPPFNNRLAHQQNSVNFATERHRGHDDSLGTEDFLKMSFSQEPTDVPNSCAPPPLLNNGFLSDKRRFSKSSGSSSRVRPDDLAV, translated from the coding sequence ATGGCTGACTGGAGCTTGCTGGGGAACTTTCTAGAGGAGGTGCAGGAGCATTCCACTTCAGTTGGCAAAGTGTGGCTCACCATCCTCTTCATCTTCCGCATCCTGGTTCTGGGCACAGCGGCCGAGTCTTCTTGGGGTGACGAGCAGGAAGATTTCACCTGCGACACTGAGCAGCCCGGTTGCGAGAACGTTTGCTACGACCGCGCCTTCCCCATCGCCCACATACGCTACTGGGTGCTGCAGATCGTCTTCGTCTCCACGCCTTCACTCATCTACATGGGCCACGCCATGCACACCGTCCgcagggaggaggagaagaggaggcgGAACGAGCAGGAGGACCAAGGAGGTGGGggggaaggaggaggaggtggtggaggaggaggaggcagaggtGGAGTTGGGGAGAAGTACCCTGAGGAAGAGAGGGACTGTGACAAGGATGAGGGCAGAGGAGGGAAGGTGCGTTTGAGGGGGGCACTTCTGCAGACCTACGTCCTGAGCATCATCATCCGAAGCCTGATGGAGGTGACCTTCATTGTGGTGCAGTACATGATCTACGGCATCTTCCTCAATGCCCTCTACCTGTGCAAGGGTCCTCCATGCCCACATCCAGTCAATTGCTACATCTCGCGACCAACGGAGAAGAACGTCTTCATCGTCTTCATGCTGGTGGTGGCGGCTGTGTCGCTCCTTTTGAGCGTCTTAGAGCTCTACCACCTGGCTTGGAAGCAGTGCAGGAGGTGCGTCAAGGACTACCAGGCCATTAAGCAGGAAAGATCTGGAACACCCTCAACCGTGGCTGCCACTTGTCCAGAACCGTCTACACCAGACCGAGCATGTACTCCACCTCCCAGCTTCAGCGAGTCCCTGGCCACATCCTCACCACCTCGCCATCCATTACATCCACACCCCCACCACCCCAGCTGCCCACCGTTCAACAATCGCTTGGCGCACCAACAGAATTCTGTCAACTTTGCGACAGAGCGTCATCGTGGTCATGATGACAGCCTGGGGACGGAGGACTTCCTCAAGATGAGCTTCTCACAGGAACCTACGGACGTGCCCAATTCATGTGCGCCACCTCCGTTGCTGAACAACGGATTTTTAAGCGACAAGAGGCGCTTCAGCAAGAGCAGTGGGTCAAGCAGTAGAGTGAGGCCAGATGACCTGGCAGTCTAG